The window AGTTCTGCAATTATTGTGGAATTAATAGAAAAGTACCCTAACTTGTCTTTAATCACCTGCTCTCCAAGCATATACAACAGGACTTCACCTGTCTATATCGATGCTTTGGAGCAGTTGGACATTGAAGTTAAAAAGCAGTATAACTGGGGTGCCAAAAGCCAGAGCAATGGAGCTGAATTTGAGGTTTTAAAGCTTTCAAATGAAGGATTAAAACCAAAGGAAATTGCCCATAAACTGGACATGAAACTAAGCAGGGTTTACTATCTTTTAAAAAAAAGCAGCGCGGAGTTTGACAACAGAAAGAGAAAACATGACCATGATGAAGTTGTAAAACTTAAAAAAGAGGGACTCACTGCCGGTGAAATTTCCCGAAAACTTGATATTCCCCTTAGAAGTGTCTATTATATTTTAAATAAAAAATAACTACTTTTTTTAATAATGAGTTTTAAATATCTTATTATGATGATTTTACCGCAAATTCCTTTATATGGGATAGCCATAATCTGTGGTCTACTATCTTTTTTTGTAACCAGATTGTCTATGCCGAGGATTATACAAAAACTTGAAAATGCTGATATTGTTGGAAAGGACATTCACAAATCATGGAAGCCGGTCGTTGCTGAGATGGGAGGATTTGGAATTCTTTTCGGATTTATTATGGGAATGTTTTCAGGAATATACATGCACGATATTCTTGCGTTTAAACTTGTAATTGTTCTTGTTGTAATACTGCTTGTCGGATTAATCGGAATAGCTGATGATCTGCTTGCGCTGTCTTCAAAGGAAAAATTCTCTTTGCTGTTTTTAGCAGGCCTTCCGTTAATGTGGGCGGCACCTCCAAATGTGGGATTGCTATACCTGATTACAATTCCGATTGCACTTTCAATCGGGTCTAACCTGACAAACATGCTTGCAGGATTAAACGGAATAGAATCAGGACTTGGAATTATTTCAATGGCCTCACTTACATTGGCATGTATCATTCTTGGAAAATACGATGTAACAATCATTTCAATGAGTATGCTTGGGGCATTAATCGCATTTCTCTACTTCAACAGATATCCGGCAAAGATATTTCCTGGTGACACCGGCACACTAATCATTGGTGCTGCAATCGTTTGTATCGCATTTATCGGACGTGTAAAATTAATTGCATTTGTCATATTGATGCCGAACATTATTGATGCGGCTTTAAAGTTCTATTCAGCAGGTTTTATGAACCGTCAGCAGCAAAGACCAACCCAATTAAATGAGGACGGCAAATTGGTAAGGCCTGATGCAGGTTTTAAATCATTAATCAGATTGATTTTAAGAAAACCGATTGCAGAAAAGGATGCCGTGAGAATAATCTGGGCCATCGGTTTAATCTTCGGCGTAATAGGTATTGCAATAGCATTAACAATGCCTGGAATCATTGAAAACAAAACTCTTGTAAACTTTTTACAGATTAAGGAAATGTTCTATTATATATAGGTGATTTGATGAGGCCTTATGTAATACTGAATGCAGCTATGACCTTAGACGGTAAAATCGCAACCCAAACCGGAAGTTCAAACATTTCAGGCCAAAAGGATTTAAAGAGGGTTCATGAACTTAGGAAGGAATGTGACGCAATCATGGTTGGAATCGGAACGGTTATTGCAGATGACCCGAGACTGACTGTTCACAAAATCGATGCTGGGCCTGAGGACAATCCCGTACGTATTGTAGTTGACAGTAAAGGAAGAACTCCTGCTGATGCCCGAATCACAAACGGGGATGCAAAAACAATCCTCGCCTGTGCAAGAGAGTATAAGGATGAGATTGAATCATCACAAAAGTATGAAACATTTAAAAGGAAAGGAGTCAGATTTTTCTATTCAGGTTCCACCAGAGTTGATCTGGTCTCATTTATGAGCTATCTTCACGAGGAGGGGATTGAAAAATTAATGCTTGAAGGAGGATCAACCCTAAACTTTTCCATGATAAAGGCAGGCCTTATTGATGAGATAAGAATATGCGTTGCACCTATGGTGGTGGGCGGAGCCAATGCCAAAACATTCTTTGACGGTGAAGGTTTTGAGCAGATGGACGATGCGGTAAAACTGGAACTTACAGATTCATACGCTCTGGATAAAGACCTTATTTTAACCTATAGGGTATTAAAATAATTCCCTGCAGACGCAGTACCTGCAAAGCGAATTTTCATCATCAGCGTATTCTGCCTTGATTTTGCATAGTATGCATTGTGAAAAATACACCAAATCATCTTTATTTTCGCAATGGATTAATGGGCTTTTCAGCTATTAGCGCCAGGTAGGGTGAAATGTTTTTAATAAATTCTCTGTTTTCTGCCTCATACCTGTCAAAATAAAAGTCAACATCTTTAATGAAGCTTTCAGTCAGTTTATCATCAATTTCAAAATCTTTTTTTAATTTCCCAGAGAATATCTCATCATATGTCTTTAGGTTATATCTTGCAAGCCTGTCTGTATCGTTTATATCTTTATTTAAGTGATTTAAATCTTTTCGGATGATTTTTAAAAGACATGGAGCTTTCATAAAATTCCTTTGCTTTTCAGCAGCTGGCGGGGATTGTCAACAATGGCTTTCATTGCTTCGCTGTGGGTCAAACCTGCACCCAGTGCAATCTCATATGATTTTTCAAAGGTAATGATGTCTCCCGGCGCGTGGGTATCTGTATCGACGATTAAATTGTTTCCAACTTCCCTTGCAGTGTTTGCCACATGCCCGTTTCCAAGGCAGTGGCCTTTACGGGCGGAAATCTCGAGATAGACATTATTTTCAAGTGCAAGTTCTGCTTCCTTTCTGCTAATCAGGCCGGGATGTGCCAGTATGTCAACATGTTCGGATTTGACTGCGGCAAGGTTGGTTCCTGGAGTTACAGGCTCATTTAATGTTTCCCCGTGAACGACGATTATTTGAGCTCCCAGCTCTTTTGCCCTTTTGGCAATGCCGTCAATGGACTCGACAGGGGCATGTGTAACCTCTGCGCCTAAAACAACGGTGATGTCCCAGTTGGCATTAATATCGTCAATTGCGTCCTGAATTGCCGGAATGGACTCGACATTTGACCAGTCAACATGGTCCGTAATGGCTATTACTTCATGGTTCAGTTTAAGCGCTCTTCTTGCAAGTTCGGAAGGCAATAGTTCCCCGTCACTAAACAGGCTGTGCATATGCAAATCGATTCTCTTATTCAAAATATAACCTCTGATTATTTAAATATAATATATTTTATATAATACATTGAATATAAAGTTATTATATAGTTAAAATTTTTTTGAGGTATGAGAATGAAAGCAAAAGCATTTAAAATAGCCGACGGCGTATACTGGGTTGGAGTACTTCATTGGAACAGCAGAACTTTTCACGGATACGGAATTCCTGGTTCTACCTACAATGCATACCTGGTATTCGGCGAAGAAAAAACTGTATTAATTGACAATGTTTATACAGGTCTTTTTGACCAGTTTGATGCAAGAGTAAAAGATGCCTTTAAACAGGAAGGAAAGGAATTTAAAATTGATGTGTTTGTTCAAAACCACTCTGAAATGGATCACTCAACATACTTGAGGGAAACTATCGACAAATATAATCCCGATGCTGAAATATATGCATCACAAAACTGCATTAATTTCCTGGAAGCCCAATACCATAATTTCTCAGACTTGGAAATTACTCCCGTTGGAACTGGTGATGAAATAGATATTGGCGGCAGAACCCTGAAATTCATATCAGCACCGATGCTTCACTGGCCTGACAGCATGTTCACCTTCCTTGCCGAAGACGGAATACTGTTTTCAAATGACGCATTCGGCCAACACGTGTGCCACTCCAAAAGATTGGATACAGACTACAATGTAGATGAAATTCTAAGGCAGGCTCAAAAATACTATGCAAATCTTGTAACTTTAGGCTCCCCAATGCTTAGAATGAAACTGCAGGAACTGATTGATGCAGACCTGGTAAGCCAAATCAAAATGATTGCACCATGCCACGGTCAAATCTGGACTAATCCTGCACCTATCTTGGAAAAATACTCAGAGTGGGGTTCCGGAGTATGCAATGACAAAATCACTGTAATTTATGATACAATGCACCATTCAACTGAAAAACTGGCTTTCCAAATCGCTGAGGGAATTATGAGCGAAGGAGTTGAAGTCAGAATGTATTACATGCAGGAAGACGGACCTGATGATGTGATTACCGACATTCTGGATTCAAAAGCCATTGCACTTGGTGTGCCTACAATGATGAACAAGCCATTCCCTAGAATAGGAAACATGATGTACTGGCTTGACTGCGTTAACTTCAAAGGAACAGGCAGTGAAAAAAACGCACTCGTATTTTCATCTAAAGGATGGGGCGGAGGAGCAGTGGCCAAACTTGAAAAAGAGCTTGAAGCTGCCGGATTTAATGTTACTGACACACTGGACGTATTATTCGTACCGGACGAAGATGTACTTGAAGAGGCATTTGAGAAAGGTGCAGCACTTGCACGTTCAATTAAAGAATAATATTACTTTACACGGGTTTTAACATGTCTAAACTAATAATATACTTTTCAAGAAGTGGTGAAAATTACTTTTCAGGCGAAATTAAACATGCCGAAAAAGGAAACACAGAAGTAATTGCCGAGTATATCCGGGAATTTACCGGAGCTAGGATGTTTAAAGTCGAGGCGAAAAATGAATATCCTGAAGATTATGCCGAATGCGGAAAAATCGCTAAAGCAGAAAAAGAATCAGACGCACGGCCTGAACTTAAAGAGGCATTAAGGGATATTTCACAGTATG of the Methanobrevibacter sp. genome contains:
- a CDS encoding glycosyltransferase 4 family protein, producing MMILPQIPLYGIAIICGLLSFFVTRLSMPRIIQKLENADIVGKDIHKSWKPVVAEMGGFGILFGFIMGMFSGIYMHDILAFKLVIVLVVILLVGLIGIADDLLALSSKEKFSLLFLAGLPLMWAAPPNVGLLYLITIPIALSIGSNLTNMLAGLNGIESGLGIISMASLTLACIILGKYDVTIISMSMLGALIAFLYFNRYPAKIFPGDTGTLIIGAAIVCIAFIGRVKLIAFVILMPNIIDAALKFYSAGFMNRQQQRPTQLNEDGKLVRPDAGFKSLIRLILRKPIAEKDAVRIIWAIGLIFGVIGIAIALTMPGIIENKTLVNFLQIKEMFYYI
- a CDS encoding 2,5-diamino-6-(ribosylamino)-4(3H)-pyrimidinone 5'-phosphate reductase; this encodes MRPYVILNAAMTLDGKIATQTGSSNISGQKDLKRVHELRKECDAIMVGIGTVIADDPRLTVHKIDAGPEDNPVRIVVDSKGRTPADARITNGDAKTILACAREYKDEIESSQKYETFKRKGVRFFYSGSTRVDLVSFMSYLHEEGIEKLMLEGGSTLNFSMIKAGLIDEIRICVAPMVVGGANAKTFFDGEGFEQMDDAVKLELTDSYALDKDLILTYRVLK
- a CDS encoding DUF2115 family protein, producing MKAPCLLKIIRKDLNHLNKDINDTDRLARYNLKTYDEIFSGKLKKDFEIDDKLTESFIKDVDFYFDRYEAENREFIKNISPYLALIAEKPINPLRK
- a CDS encoding histidinol phosphate phosphatase domain-containing protein, with translation MNKRIDLHMHSLFSDGELLPSELARRALKLNHEVIAITDHVDWSNVESIPAIQDAIDDINANWDITVVLGAEVTHAPVESIDGIAKRAKELGAQIIVVHGETLNEPVTPGTNLAAVKSEHVDILAHPGLISRKEAELALENNVYLEISARKGHCLGNGHVANTAREVGNNLIVDTDTHAPGDIITFEKSYEIALGAGLTHSEAMKAIVDNPRQLLKSKGIL
- a CDS encoding FprA family A-type flavoprotein → MKAKAFKIADGVYWVGVLHWNSRTFHGYGIPGSTYNAYLVFGEEKTVLIDNVYTGLFDQFDARVKDAFKQEGKEFKIDVFVQNHSEMDHSTYLRETIDKYNPDAEIYASQNCINFLEAQYHNFSDLEITPVGTGDEIDIGGRTLKFISAPMLHWPDSMFTFLAEDGILFSNDAFGQHVCHSKRLDTDYNVDEILRQAQKYYANLVTLGSPMLRMKLQELIDADLVSQIKMIAPCHGQIWTNPAPILEKYSEWGSGVCNDKITVIYDTMHHSTEKLAFQIAEGIMSEGVEVRMYYMQEDGPDDVITDILDSKAIALGVPTMMNKPFPRIGNMMYWLDCVNFKGTGSEKNALVFSSKGWGGGAVAKLEKELEAAGFNVTDTLDVLFVPDEDVLEEAFEKGAALARSIKE
- a CDS encoding flavodoxin; the encoded protein is MSKLIIYFSRSGENYFSGEIKHAEKGNTEVIAEYIREFTGARMFKVEAKNEYPEDYAECGKIAKAEKESDARPELKEALRDISQYDEIFIGYPNWCGTLPMPMWTQLEQLDFTGKVVKPFVTHEGSGFGTSEDDLEKLCSGAVFKKGMAVLGKHIHDAKDFVKIWTEE